In Camelina sativa cultivar DH55 chromosome 17, Cs, whole genome shotgun sequence, the genomic stretch TTAATCCCCATCTGAGTAATCTGCAATCGTGTAACGCTGCATAAACCACCTTTATGATCTATATTTCTCAGTAACATTACAGGAGCACCAATCTTAAGATGAAGACTGTGATTTGGCAATCCTGAGAGCTTTATACTATTTAAGAAGTCTGAACTGAAAACAGGGTTGTTTAATGATTCGCTGTCCTGAGGATCGATACTATCTGCACTTAAGTACACCATTTCTTCACCTGTATAGATATATGATCACGTTATTATTGTAATTAACTAAGATCGGAAAAACTAAAAATCCAGCTGATTTAAAAGTAGATACTAACCTTGGAGCTTCTCAAGCAGTCTTTCATTGATGGTGTTAACATCACTATTTGTTGGACATAAAATAGCTCTTGTTTGGAAAAACTTCGGATCTGTTTTTGTATGCAACATTTCCAAATCACCATATACGGCCCTAATTATGGAATCAATAGGATCAACTACATCTGTTATTAGCAATTCTTCTGGAATATCAATAAGAGCTTCCCCATCGTTTGTTTCGGGAATTTTCCCATCTCCAACAGCTAGAATCCAATCAGAAAACTCCTTTATATTCCTTGCTTCAATCTCTGTCATATTCTTTGACATAAGCCGCATATTCTTCGTCAAAGACAGAACCTTACAATGTTCCCATAGATACGAAGAGTTCAATGAAGCTAGAACAGTCTGAGCCCTACCAGCACCATTTATTAAAGGTAATACCTGCCTGAAGTCACCTCCAAATACAACTACCTTTCCACCAAACGGCTTGTTGTCTGCATTTCTCATTATATCAGATAAACTTCTATCCAGATTCTCAAAACAATATCTGCTCATCATTGGTGCTTCGTCCCATATGATGAGAGACGCTTCTTTCAACATCTTAGCCAAATCTGAAGTAGGATTGATATTACAGGTTGTAAAATCATCAGGATTTATAGGGATACAAAACCTTGAGTGTGCAGTCCTTCCACCCTCTAACAGCAAAGAAGCTATACCACTTGAGGCAACATTTATAGCTATCAATCCCCTGTATCTAACAGCTGCAGAAAGAGTTTTCCACATAAAAGTCTTTCCTGTTCCACCAAAACAGTAAACAAAAAAGACTCCTCCACAGTCATTTAAAACAGCTACCATTATCTCATCATATATTGCCCTTTGCTCAGACGTCATCAACTCTATCCAATCatcatgtttttctttcaattcaTCACGATTGTAGTTCTTCTCCTCTATTATATAACGGTTGGACTGATCTAAACCTATGCTGTTTGGCTTTGgcatttcttcaatttctttcaGAGTTCCACCATTGCATAACAATatctcttcaatttcttgaagcgtataattcttcttctcctcatctgttaaatttaaatttgcaatatcataaataaatggaaatataattagtttcttAGTTTTCGTGAACCATAGATACGGATGagattatcaaacaaaaatacaatacaAATAATTCGAAACCTGgattattgtatttttctcttttcttagcTTCAATGTCTTCTGATAAAACATGCCATGTTTCTTCCCACACATGTAGTGGCCTTGATAAACAACAATCTAGAAGCATCATAGCAAAAAGATTCCGAAGTTCATCTCCAAAAAACCAGAAGCTTGCTTCAATAATACTGTCGATATAAGCTTGGTCGTCTTCTAAAATATCTCGAGCCCAACATGCTTTACAACACCTCTGTATGTCCTGATATCTTCATCAGTTTTAGGACCTCTAACGATTCCAAGAAGGATTCTCATATAATATTCCGCTTCCATTCTATGTGGAACATAATTGATCCTTCCAATAGCAAATCCCCTCTGCCTTACTTtccattgtttatttttaccATCCCAAGTAAAGTATTTAGGAATTTCTGCATAAGTAAGCGTTCTAGCAAATGCATTAACCTTATTCAGATTTAGGTAGGCCATGAACATAGAATCGACATTAGCTCTTCTGTCAAGTACATTTTtaatcttctccttctctttatAAAAAACTGGTTGCTTCCCTGGTTGATGAAATAGAAGTTTCATGACTGCTATACTTCTATACTgtatttgaaacttgaaaagccTCCATGATGCTTCAGAAGCTGAAACatatctacaaaataaaaaaatagaaattttagtaaagaaaaaaaatactaaagaaAGGCAATTAGGAGTATGTGATTCGAACCTTCAATCAAAGTATTCCTTTATTtcatccttttttgttttctcaccaTCTGCATCATTGTTACTCCCAGCTTCAGTCTCATTCGTATCCgtacttttctttttaggttCTAGAACAATTGCAACACGGTCTTGCCCTTTGTTAATATACTTAAACAAGTACTTTATTGAACCGGATTGGTTGCACCACTCAACATTGATGTGAGCACGATATCGCAATGATAGGATACGATTGTAAGGAACAACATATCTGTTATCACATTTCAGTGAACCTTTCTCAACAAAATTAGAAGATGCTCGCCTTCTATAGATTGGATATCCGTCTTTACAAACTGAAATTTCTTCAACATTCTCTTTTGGGTAAAACTTAGAACACTTTCCATNNNNNNNNNNNNNNNNNNNNNNNNNNNNNNNNNNNNNNNNNNNNNNNNNNNNNNNNNNNNNNNNNNNNNNNNNNNNNNNNNNNNNNNNNNNNNNNNNNNNNNNNNNNNNNNNNNNNNNNNNNNNNNNNNNNNNNNNNNNNNNNNNNNNNNNNNNNNNNNNNNNNNNNNNNNNNNNNNNNNNNNNNNNNNNNNNNNNNNNNNNNNNNNNNNNNNNNNNNNNNNNNNNNNNNNNNNNNNNNNNNNNNNNNNNNNNNNNNNNNNNNNNNNNNNNNNNNNNNNNNNNNNNNNNNNNNNNNNNNNNNNNNNNNNNNNNNNNNNNNNNNNNNNNNNNNNNNNNNNNNNNNNNNNNNNNNNNNNNNNNNNNNNNNNNNNNNNNNNNNNNNNNNNNNNNNNNNNNNNNNNNNNNNNNNNNNNNNNNNNNNNNNNNNNNNNNNNNNNNNNNNNNNNNNNNNNNNNNNNNNNNNNNNNNNNNNNNNNNNNNNNNNNNNNNNNNNNNNNNNNNNNNNNNNNNNNNNNNNNNNNNNNNNNNNNNNNNNNNNNNNNNNNNNNNNNNNNNNNNNNNNNNNNNNNNNNNNNNNNNNNNNNNNNNNNNNNNNNNNNNNNNNNNNNNNNNNNNNNNNNNNNNNNNNNNNNNNNNNNNNNNNNNNNNNNNNNNNNNN encodes the following:
- the LOC104759710 gene encoding ATP-dependent DNA helicase PIF1-like codes for the protein MPKPNSIGLDQSNRYIIEEKNYNRDELKEKHDDWIELMTSEQRAIYDEIMVAVLNDCGGVFFVYCFGGTGKTFMWKTLSAAVRYRGLIAINVASSGIASLLLEGGRTAHSRFCIPINPDDFTTCNINPTSDLAKMLKEASLIIWDEAPMMSRYCFENLDRSLSDIMRNADNKPFGGKVVVFGGDFRQVLPLINGAGRAQTVLASLNSSYLWEHCKVLSLTKNMRLMSKNMTEIEARNIKEFSDWILAVGDGKIPETNDGEALIDIPEELLITDVVDPIDSIIRAVYGDLEMLHTKTDPKFFQTRAILCPTNSDVNTINERLLEKLQGEEMVYLSADSIDPQDSESLNNPVFSSDFLNSIKLSGLPNHSLHLKIGAPVMLLRNIDHKGGLCSVTRLQITQMGINVLEACVITGERVGEKVLIPKVLIKPTDTKLPFRMRRRQFPLSVAFAMTINKSQGQSLEEVGLFLPRPVFSHGQLYVALSRVTSKKGLKVLILDKDGGTTKQTMNVVFKEIFQNLWK